In Marinilactibacillus sp. Marseille-P9653, the sequence AAAACTTGCAGAGCAAATCCCAAACCACCAGCAGCACCTGATCCCGGAGCATTTTGATAATGATGACTGGTTTCTTTTTCTATTATATCTGCGTATCGCTTTAATAACTCATCAAACCGTTTGATGTCTGATTTCTGAACACCCTTTTGAGGACCAAATACGGCTATAGCACCATTTTGACCTGTTAATGGATTTGTCATCACATCAGACAATACATTCAAATTGACATTAGCTATTCTAGTATCTATCTGACTAAAATCTACTCTATCTAAGCGCTCAAGTTCTCTTACACCATAGCCGATATCAACGCCTGCTCGGTCTAGTAATTTGATTCCAAGTGCTTGTGCCATTCCAGCACCACCATCAATCGTTGCACTACCACCCAATCCTATATATATGTGCTTTGCCCCTATATCCAAAGCTGCGCGTATCAATTCGCCGGTGCCATAAGTCGAAGATATGCCAGAATCACTATCTGACTCAAGGTATTGCAATCCGCTCGCTTCTGCTATTTCAATAATAGCTGTCTCCTTGTCTATCATACCAAACCTAGCATTCACTTTCTTCCCGTACGGATCTCTAACCACTGCGTAGTGATAGCTTCCACCAGTCATTCTTACAATCGCTTCAACTGTGCCTTCTCCACCGTCAGCAATAGCAAATTCAGAAATGGATACATCTGTTGAAACACGCTTGATTCCCTTGGCAATTTGCTCAGCTACTTTTTTAGAATCAGCACTTCCTTTAAAAGAATCAGAAGCAATCAGAATGTTTGTCATAGATTACTATCCTCCAATTTTCATTCTGAACTTATCTTACCAAAACCGTTTCTATCCTGTATAGTTTTTTACACATTGACTTCGGCTCGTATTAGACTTAGAATAAACGTGTATTTACTTATTAAAAGTACGTAAAATATCTAATCGGAGGATTACATCATGACAATTGCCATTACTGGTGCGACTGGACACTTAGGAAACAAAGTTCTTGAAGAATTACTATATCAAAAAGTAAACGACAGGCTTGTAACCGTTGTTCGAAATGAAGAGAAAGCTAAAAGCCAATTTTCTACTGACATCGAAGTGCGTTATGGTGACTATAATGACTTAGCATCTCTTGTCACAGCCTTTCAAGGAATCGACAAGCTTCTATTTATCTCTAGTCCAAGTAATGATGACATGGAAAGAACCGTTCAACATGCTACAGTTGTACGGGCTGCCAGGGATGCCGGAGTTTCTCATATTTACTATACTAGTATTTCAAATGCGGATCATTCAACAATCTCTTTGGCTAAATTACATGTTGCAACAGAGGCGATAATTAAAGTTTCTGGACTTGATTATACATTTATTAGAAATCCTTTATACACAGAAGTATTTATAAATCCTACACTTAAAGAGTCCGTTGAATCAGGAATGCTTGTTTCAAATACAGGTTC encodes:
- a CDS encoding glycerate kinase, whose amino-acid sequence is MTNILIASDSFKGSADSKKVAEQIAKGIKRVSTDVSISEFAIADGGEGTVEAIVRMTGGSYHYAVVRDPYGKKVNARFGMIDKETAIIEIAEASGLQYLESDSDSGISSTYGTGELIRAALDIGAKHIYIGLGGSATIDGGAGMAQALGIKLLDRAGVDIGYGVRELERLDRVDFSQIDTRIANVNLNVLSDVMTNPLTGQNGAIAVFGPQKGVQKSDIKRFDELLKRYADIIEKETSHHYQNAPGSGAAGGLGFALQVFCRAELTSGIEEVLKLIKIEEALKKADLVITGEGNMDGQSVQGKAPVGVARLAKKYGLPVIAIVGGREKDLSKIYHSGIDLVIDTVNRPMTLQEAISDVEALLIEAGETAFRAYQLGAKK
- a CDS encoding SDR family oxidoreductase, with product MTIAITGATGHLGNKVLEELLYQKVNDRLVTVVRNEEKAKSQFSTDIEVRYGDYNDLASLVTAFQGIDKLLFISSPSNDDMERTVQHATVVRAARDAGVSHIYYTSISNADHSTISLAKLHVATEAIIKVSGLDYTFIRNPLYTEVFINPTLKESVESGMLVSNTGSGKLNTSSRNDIAKAITQLLMNDEFKKQIIDLAASSTWSFQELADTISKISQKEVHYKAVSKNEAVDYFTSIGLSEPGAQFTASLYDAIEKGDIEQTHTEIKELIGKETTLEEAVAQAISS